The region GCTTCATCGCCGCCATCCTGGGGTTCGGCGCGCTGCATCTGAACAAGGGCGGACCGGTTCTGCGCTACCTGACGGTGGCGGTGTTTCCGTTCTACATCATCCACCAGACCCTGATCATCGTCGTGGCCCATAACCTGGCCAAGGCCGGCCTGCCTTTGGGTTTGGAGGCGATTATCCTGATCGCTGCGACCTTTGCGGGCTGCTTTGCGACCTACGAGATCGTGCGCCGCATTCCGGTGGTGGACGTGCTGTTCGGGCTTCGGCCTCAGCCGCGAAAGGATGTCAGTGGCTGATGCGCGGCCTTAGCCGATACATGCCCGGCTCGAAGCTCTCGAACAGGGTGTCGGTCTGCGGGTGGACCACCGGTTCACCCGTGTCGTCCGCCAGCAGGTTCTGCTCGGAGACATACGCGACGTAGGCGTTCTGATCGTTCTCGGCCAGCAGGTGGTAGAAGGGCTGGTCCTTGGATGGGCGAACCTCCGGCGGGATCGACAGCCACCACTCCTCGGTATTGGAGAATTCGGGATCGACATCGAAGATCACGCCCCGGAAAGGAAAGATCCGGTGCTTGACCACTTGTCCGATCGCGAATTTGGCGAGGCGTGTATTCATGACCTCTATAATCAACCACGTTTCACCTGACTGAAACCTGAACGTAAGCGTGCTGTCGCACTTCGCAAGCGCGGCGCCGCTTTCGGCGGCGGCGATGCGTGATAAGGTCGCTGTCGAAACGAGGCGCCGGCACTGGCGCCTGCAAGACAGGTATTGCTCCATGTCGGAGGCGCCGCGCGCGCCCGGCGAGTCGCGTCCCCGTGGGCCGTCTCTTCGCCGGAGGCCGCCGGGGGAGACGCCGGCTTACGCCGCGCTCGACCTTGGCACGAACAATTGCCGCCTGCTGGTGGCGACGCCCACCTCGGGCGGATTCCGGGTCGTTGAGGCCTATTCCCGCATCGTGCGTCTGGGCGAGGGGCTGACCGCGTCCGGTCGGCTCTCCGACGCGGCCATGGAGCGGTCGATGGCCGCGCTCAAGGTCTGCGCCGAAAAAATCCGCCGCCGCCGCACCGTCCGGGTTCGCGCCATCGCGACCCAGGCCTGCCGCATGGCCGACAATGGCCAGGCCTTCGTCGATCGCGTGGCCGAAGAGACCGGTCTGCGCCTGCAGATCATCACCCCGCGCGAGGAAGCCCAGCTTTCCGTCGCCGGCTGCCTGAACCTGCTCGACCGCACCGCCGAGGCGGCCTTGGTGGTGGACGTGGGCGGCGGCTCGACCGAACTGTCCTGGGTTGATCTGCAAGGGGAGGGGCTCGACGCCCATCCGCGCCAGTTCGCCGCCTGGAAGCTGCCGATCAAGGCCTGGGTCTCGATACCCATCGGCGTGGTCACCCTGGCCGAGCGCTTCCCGGAGGGCGAGCAGTCGCAGGACGCGTGGTTCCGCGCCATGGTGGACGCGGTGAAGGAGCGGATCGCCGACTTCCCGCACGCCGAAGCCCTGCGTCCAGTGTTCGAGGCTGGCCGTGCACAACTGGTCGGCACCTCGGGAGCTATCACCAGCCTAGCCGGCTTGCACCTCGACCTGCCGCGCTATGACCGCAACCGAGTCGACGGCCTGTGGATGAAGCGATCGGACTGCGAGGCCGCGGCTGATCGATTGCTCGCCCTGACCGCCGCTCAGCGCGCGGAACAACCCTGCATCGGGCCTGACCGCGCCGACCTTGTCCTCGCCGGCGCAGCGATCCTGCAGGCCGTGCAGGAGCTGTGGCCGTGCGAGCGCGTGCGCGTC is a window of Caulobacter sp. NIBR2454 DNA encoding:
- the hspQ gene encoding heat shock protein HspQ codes for the protein MNTRLAKFAIGQVVKHRIFPFRGVIFDVDPEFSNTEEWWLSIPPEVRPSKDQPFYHLLAENDQNAYVAYVSEQNLLADDTGEPVVHPQTDTLFESFEPGMYRLRPRISH
- a CDS encoding Ppx/GppA phosphatase family protein, coding for MSEAPRAPGESRPRGPSLRRRPPGETPAYAALDLGTNNCRLLVATPTSGGFRVVEAYSRIVRLGEGLTASGRLSDAAMERSMAALKVCAEKIRRRRTVRVRAIATQACRMADNGQAFVDRVAEETGLRLQIITPREEAQLSVAGCLNLLDRTAEAALVVDVGGGSTELSWVDLQGEGLDAHPRQFAAWKLPIKAWVSIPIGVVTLAERFPEGEQSQDAWFRAMVDAVKERIADFPHAEALRPVFEAGRAQLVGTSGAITSLAGLHLDLPRYDRNRVDGLWMKRSDCEAAADRLLALTAAQRAEQPCIGPDRADLVLAGAAILQAVQELWPCERVRVADRGLREGILMSLMSEQQPRRSRRRRRGGRNASPQAAE